Within Halococcus sediminicola, the genomic segment CATCGGCCGAAGATGTTCCTCCCGGTCGGCGGGATGGACGTCATCGACCGTATCTTCGCCGAACTGGAGGGTGACGACCGTATCGAGGACGTCTACGTGAGTACGAACGAACGTTTCGCCCCGGAGTTCGAACGCCACATCGACGCCAGCGACTTCTCGAAGCCACGGCTCAGCGTCGAGGAGACCACCGGCGAAGACGAGAAATTCGGCGTCGTCGGCGCGCTCGCCCAACTTGTCGACCGCGAGAACGTCGACGACGATTTACTTGTTATCGCCGGCGACAACCTCATCAGCTTCCCCATCAGCGACTTTCTCGACGAGTTCGAATCGCGCGACGAACCGACCATCGCGGCCTACGACGTCGGCTCGAAGGAGCGCGCCTCCTCGTATGGACTGGTCGAACTCGACGGCGACCGCGTCGTGGACTTTCAGGAAAAGCCCGACGACCCCAAGAGCACGTTGGTGTCGATCGCTTGTTACGCCTTCCCGGCGGAAGCGCTCGCCTTCGAGGAGTACCTCGCGGGCGACAACAACCCCGACGAACCGGGATGGTTCGTCCAGTGGCTTCAGGCGACCCGCGCGGTCTACGCCTACACCTTCGACGGCGCGTGGTTCGACATTGGCACGCCCGAGAGCTACCTCGAAACCGTCGCGTGGGCGCTCGACGGCGACTCGACTGTGGCGGCCGACGCCACGGTCGAGAACAGCGAAATCGGCAGCGGCGTCCACGTCATGGACGGCGCGGTAGTGAAAAACTCGACCGTCGAGCGTTCGGTCGTCTTCCCCGACGCCACCGTCGAGAACTGTACCGTGCGCGATTCGATTCTCGACGAGGCAGTCGACGTCGCCGGTCTCGATCTCACCGAGGCGCTCGTCGGCGCGCACACGAAGATCCCCGACCGGGACTGACCACAGACCTCTTTGGCACGGCCGCCCTCGCGCGGGTATGGCATCGCGTTCGACACAGTTCGTCGCCGGTATCGCCCTACTGATCGCCGTCTCCTTCGGCGTCCACTACGCGCTGTTCGGCGCGCTGCCGGTCGGCAAGCCGGCGCTGCTCGACGACGAGGAGTAGTCTCACCCGTCGCCGAGCCACGCATCACGGATTCGCAACCGACCCCGCACGCCGTCCCACTCGGTCTCGTAATCGAGTTCGATCGGTCGGGCCATATGCGGGCCGTCGGTCACCAGTGTCTCGAACCCTCCACCCTCGCCGAGGAGGTGGACACCGTACTTTTCGTGGAGGATTTCGAGGTCGTCGAAGGCATCGGCGTCGAGCCTGCGCCCGAGCCACGATTCGTCGAGACCCGCGGCCGCCACGGCGACGACGCGAATCTCGAAGCCGGCAGCGACCATCGCGTCGGCGAGTTTTCGGGGGTCGCGCTGCCAGAGCGGGGTGTACAGTTCGATTCCGAGGCGCTCGCACAGCGCTT encodes:
- a CDS encoding sugar phosphate nucleotidyltransferase produces the protein MDAIVLAGGYATRLWPITKHRPKMFLPVGGMDVIDRIFAELEGDDRIEDVYVSTNERFAPEFERHIDASDFSKPRLSVEETTGEDEKFGVVGALAQLVDRENVDDDLLVIAGDNLISFPISDFLDEFESRDEPTIAAYDVGSKERASSYGLVELDGDRVVDFQEKPDDPKSTLVSIACYAFPAEALAFEEYLAGDNNPDEPGWFVQWLQATRAVYAYTFDGAWFDIGTPESYLETVAWALDGDSTVAADATVENSEIGSGVHVMDGAVVKNSTVERSVVFPDATVENCTVRDSILDEAVDVAGLDLTEALVGAHTKIPDRD
- a CDS encoding diphthine--ammonia ligase; the protein is MAGWVSLFSGGKDSAWALYRALDDGLPVARLLTVHPEEDSHLYHVPATDLAGLAAASIGIELHEVESGSHDELDSGARGDAELEPLERALADLADDLDGGLTGVVAGAVESEFQQTRIEALCERLGIELYTPLWQRDPRKLADAMVAAGFEIRVVAVAAAGLDESWLGRRLDADAFDDLEILHEKYGVHLLGEGGGFETLVTDGPHMARPIELDYETEWDGVRGRLRIRDAWLGDG